One stretch of Tepiditoga spiralis DNA includes these proteins:
- a CDS encoding adenosylcobalamin-dependent ribonucleoside-diphosphate reductase, translating into MVSKELNDLLIRLENVKPSQNAYTILKDRYFLKDENREYLENDWDDIAKRVARHVASAEVLYTDDVEKIREIENIYYRLVLSRVFLPNSPTLFNSGKTMSRKIFTKEVKDMIYEDYKYIYDNKGKHNMLSACFVIPMEDSMEGIFNAVKNSAMIMKYGGGVGYDFSVLRPQGSSIAGTGGKSSGPISFMNVFNVSASTIEQGGARRAAQMAVMRYDHPNVLNFIHAKKNNDGKSVLNYFNISVNIDNPEEFLELVNEDGELSLIHGGKEFDKIKAKEMLKTISENAWKSGDPGLLFLGRHNKYYAMSEKTPVRATNPCGEEPLPPYGSCNLGSIDIAKLINDFDITRENEVFKEIVYWCTRFLDDVIDINVYPLKEIEEMSRAQRFIGLGIMGLADALYYKELPYDSNEGREFMAKVTAALAYYSHVSSSDLAKERGNFPEFENSKYPKAFIPFPMLKEDYMKQWNEKIIEHFNSEAIKYKRNVQTNTIAPTGSISNLADTSSGIEPNFMLAYIRYMTDKEGNKVPLPYINKVLLNKLNSHMTDDLEAEIIEKGSLKNINGISEELKRIFITSMDISPLDHVLAQNAIQSYLDASCSKTINMPNDVSVDDVYDIYKKALSLNLKGITIYRDGSLQTQVLTSNEKKEKVSFFVIDEKHKLRARPRKDTLRSVTRKFKADGNTVYITLAFDDTGEAIEIFLSDGTETAEVIGRLSSIALRAGVSSDEIMQQLTKVKGEYCVNLSSEIKKAIDDFENLWEKEDVDYKVLKTGVPMSKDDVEKFVHANDLKYEKGLYVDNDGNTYCPSCLTKNSLIMVEGCTSCKKCGWSKCS; encoded by the coding sequence ATGGTTTCAAAAGAATTGAATGACCTTTTAATCAGGTTAGAAAATGTAAAGCCATCACAAAATGCTTATACCATTTTAAAGGATAGGTATTTTTTAAAGGATGAAAATAGAGAATATCTTGAAAATGATTGGGATGACATTGCAAAACGTGTAGCAAGACACGTTGCTTCAGCTGAAGTTCTTTATACTGATGATGTTGAAAAAATAAGAGAAATAGAGAATATATACTATAGATTAGTTTTATCAAGAGTATTTTTACCAAATTCACCAACTTTATTTAATTCAGGTAAAACAATGAGTAGAAAAATTTTTACAAAAGAAGTAAAAGATATGATTTATGAAGACTATAAGTATATTTATGATAATAAAGGTAAGCACAATATGCTTTCTGCTTGTTTTGTTATACCAATGGAAGATTCAATGGAGGGTATATTTAATGCTGTTAAAAACTCTGCTATGATTATGAAGTATGGTGGCGGAGTTGGTTATGATTTTTCTGTTTTAAGACCTCAAGGTAGTTCTATTGCAGGAACGGGTGGGAAATCTTCTGGACCTATAAGTTTTATGAATGTATTTAATGTTTCTGCTTCTACAATTGAACAAGGTGGAGCAAGAAGAGCTGCTCAAATGGCTGTTATGAGATATGATCATCCAAATGTTTTAAATTTTATTCATGCAAAAAAGAATAATGATGGTAAAAGTGTTTTAAATTATTTTAATATATCAGTTAATATAGATAACCCTGAAGAGTTTTTAGAGTTAGTAAATGAAGATGGAGAGCTTTCATTAATTCATGGTGGAAAAGAATTTGATAAAATAAAGGCAAAAGAAATGTTGAAAACGATATCTGAAAATGCTTGGAAATCAGGAGATCCAGGTTTATTATTTTTAGGTAGACATAATAAATATTATGCAATGAGTGAAAAAACACCAGTAAGAGCAACTAATCCTTGTGGAGAAGAACCTCTTCCACCATATGGAAGTTGTAATCTTGGATCAATTGATATAGCAAAACTCATAAATGATTTTGATATAACAAGAGAAAATGAAGTTTTTAAAGAAATTGTTTATTGGTGTACAAGATTTTTAGATGATGTTATAGATATAAATGTTTATCCATTAAAAGAAATAGAAGAGATGTCAAGAGCACAAAGATTTATAGGGCTTGGAATAATGGGACTTGCAGATGCCTTATATTATAAAGAATTACCTTATGATTCAAATGAAGGTAGAGAATTTATGGCAAAGGTAACAGCAGCTCTTGCATATTATTCTCACGTATCTTCAAGTGATCTTGCAAAAGAAAGAGGAAACTTTCCAGAGTTTGAAAATTCAAAGTATCCAAAAGCTTTTATTCCATTTCCAATGTTAAAAGAAGATTATATGAAACAGTGGAATGAAAAGATAATAGAGCATTTTAATAGTGAAGCTATAAAGTATAAAAGAAACGTGCAAACAAATACAATAGCTCCAACGGGATCAATATCAAATCTTGCAGATACATCAAGTGGAATAGAACCTAACTTTATGCTTGCTTATATAAGATATATGACGGATAAAGAAGGAAATAAAGTTCCTCTTCCATATATTAACAAAGTACTTTTAAATAAATTAAATTCTCATATGACAGATGATCTTGAAGCAGAAATAATTGAAAAAGGAAGTTTAAAAAATATAAATGGAATAAGTGAAGAACTAAAAAGAATATTTATAACTTCAATGGATATTTCACCACTGGATCATGTTTTAGCTCAAAATGCAATACAGAGTTACTTAGATGCTTCTTGTTCAAAAACAATAAATATGCCAAATGATGTTAGTGTTGATGATGTTTATGATATATACAAAAAGGCACTTTCATTAAACTTAAAAGGAATTACTATATACAGAGATGGAAGTTTACAAACGCAAGTTTTAACCTCAAATGAAAAGAAAGAAAAAGTGTCATTTTTTGTTATAGATGAAAAACATAAATTGAGAGCAAGGCCAAGAAAAGATACTTTAAGAAGTGTTACAAGAAAATTTAAAGCAGATGGAAATACAGTTTATATAACCTTAGCTTTTGATGATACTGGAGAAGCTATTGAAATATTTTTATCTGATGGAACTGAAACTGCAGAAGTTATTGGAAGATTGTCATCAATAGCATTAAGAGCTGGTGTTTCTTCAGATGAAATAATGCAACAGTTGACAAAGGTAAAAGGGGAGTATTGTGTTAATCTTTCAAGTGAAATAAAAAAAGCAATAGACGATTTTGAGAATCTTTGGGAAAAAGAAGATGTTGACTATAAGGTTTTAAAGACAGGTGTGCCAATGTCAAAAGATGATGTTGAAAAGTTTGTTCATGCAAATGATTTAAAGTATGAAAAAGGTCTTTATGTAGACAATGATGGAAATACTTATTGTCCATCTTGTTTAACAAAGAACTCTTTAATAATGGTAGAAGGTTGTACAAGTTGTAAAAAGTGTGGATGGAGTAAATGTAGTTGA
- a CDS encoding carboxypeptidase regulatory-like domain-containing protein: protein MKKYIELTILFLIIVLTLTSCILKPTPGTIQGHINLKFSDQLDGTLIKIKGLNTTVKTDKDGNFMIKNLEPKDYTLQISRQDYEEKEIKVNVYTGNIVSVNTSLSFKFGKVLGSVSVLNDEDEINLNFINLDKKAKDLKNKILKGSNTFEYNLMPGKYNLVINSNKYSSYEKEITVVKDKKIELAPIILQSIMGIIEGKIIPQNVNGEDDLNSEKSNFSIKLYNKDTLKVETVTDKNGYFHLNYHEGTYTIKIVKKNYITQTIEVNIYKNKTNSLSNIKMFVGGENKGWIKGKVYLEDRKNNENSGIGIIFKPLNSENIVQTTITDKDGNYNSLLDVGKYEVEISKENYTSVSTQVNVEEYKISSLQSVELKRKSTLVEGYVKLPGSLDNSGAIVQIGDFSETTNKDGYYKIISKTGVQDIKVTKENYIAYSDKLNVLDLDKNKFDLILEPLKSSIEGFAKYNIESINNQEGITVTIEGTSLDLNNKEINVFFTTKTDKNGYYKIINVPFGKYKISYSAQGFSTVVLNNLEIYPNQKKTIEKIIFLEEIPTTGSVYGKAYLKNSKDMSGINVLAKKHNGPGYITVTDINGTYVFPKISSGIYDLEFSKFSYKTYVIKDVKVNIGDKINIKDSPILEKASGKIIGTVKLEGWNNSKDIKIELLGDYEKKLGYRLYTYTDENGNFELEAPVSQNYTGLRVYKNEDFEDYTYSDNFQTTETTPYKPIFEKTSDTPLILKAIKNTVKGKVTIANFTNNLNIEVELKSKTSDATYLTYTNKEGIFEFQHIPLGTYIQKSSFPQCGYVLSPVDVIPGNLVQTNDVTLFPNAGEVTGKVNLKNVTDNSKVSITLIPFDTNVEKMSYNTITNENGNYTFGSILHGKYKLIAKKDGWNENKIDSLEVKSFKTTTVPTLELSDTIPPIINKVLINGGSSTTDNTKVIITTFAKDVGSGLYQISISNDKNQENWMKYEYQKIYDLDSTEGEKTIYVKVKDNSENISEMKTASTSLIHLPNATNLTDYLHGKIVTKDTVITKAQSPYYVSDSILVNENVKLTIEAGVVLIFKNNTNIIINGFIEARGTNDEKIVFKPENIDDVFNLKVNSSSKDIQNKTMNKRNFLKSKNIFTSSLKDMINSEMKRTIKYLKDKQFKTVVDNKTIEISNNLKSKNLYNKINKEYSEEQTNTSNILENIDMEKGNLEIENGVIKNLTGNSLKILNYVEIYNSNLKILDCETGMVKLINSNILSSFNLSGYITDSNLVNSNNHNYALTNSYVKNSSLTGNFRINNSIVEDSSIEFSKNDYDNTYIQNSKISNSKISKLSDGMNENIRMNIASSILISNTIKDITIKITGTSMMNNENNFSYFSYIIYNNIFNEHTGIEIGTNKVLLAYNNFIGQIDFAIKLMDSAKNGNIESKNNYFGTDNIEQIKNKIYDYDDDPNFSLSRVNFEPYETKEINSISEIQEITSKELSGNLYLNYKLTKNNSPYVVTDNLSIFGKLIIEPGVEIKVNKDKKIDIYGSIEAGDVDKESINFYTNTGVMAKDMWYGITFYNTNEKSIKFENVIIDNTITGITLQNASVKLNKLTIKQTTTGIQTSGNSNLTLINSNVQNSTSNDIEFLGNTLKINDSKVNKLNLNGGNNNGSYQIEDSKFTSIVFMNSIYKNVYFKNINTQSLNMNYIYSNIKIENSIIGRLYNESISNGVLYVENSKINSFSSNHMWYNSKLIIKNNEINFFDALCDMNNNFEGKIIIQKNKFKNNFFIGMNTTDSKNQDGYDVDIFNNTFDYTNSQYQNGEGNVIINRLKYVSIHDNIFKNGVELKITNDKTTKIYDNTFKDNNYDTLIVDGELSMPEIYNNTFYGNNNYAVVVRKGLIAGFKNNYIALNFGGVKIENMSNNINLSENIIMMNRYLNLENNSNYKINLSDNFWGLYTEESIKETIMGSYEMESFKTKLIEEAGSSEKPDIGELLSYTNLKDYILNNDTLKEEDSPYLVTSDIDLNNMIFEGNIEIKISDGRKVIINKSKQKSGTLTFSSVYERNEASNITKVINNSKLNDFQINGISLENNNDIGTLLLNNGFVNGKGIIEQLNTSGTLNTVDVYKVMNADISTNFISNNSNFDTVNLKNVNNAEFNLGKILKLNTENVKTLKLNSESIENIVTTTVDNLYLNNVELNKAKISNAKYLESNSKIEESNFKDIESINLFNANVFKSTFDNSPVLLSNTKLFNNTIKNANIGLTIKEANDEDSVYIMKNVFDNNTEDIKSNVSNKINAQYNYFVSGTPNISGNIDVSNSLSETPNDEEVALNHEISGKIILNSVLKASDKDYKVTDNLIIIGRLRVEPGVNIKIKEGKKIEVRGSLIVEGTKEDNVFIKPDTSILIKDKWSGFDIKAGGTLTLKYAVTGYASTLINNFGTVNVENSKIKLNTIAFNQYENSSSSILNSKISSNDSVIKFSNNSEEFEFNIDNCNFYSNSSFIDIDNEGYSDKAKSYLNISNSKISSNSFEINRLNCKVQNTLIKTSNFNLNSSNFESDFSTITYIDNMSMNVYVGSDTSVVIKNSYLNTLNTSYSNNIIINAENSTFTNINFYREYNNKISIENCKVSNLQLDNFSGILNVNNGKIGHLRISGTIKGNINFNNILFEKIDENYNNLIEINSNYPIIFNNIHLNGNNKNTDGIFISNDAMIGFKNSIFENCSKAINIEKGALLYFDKNKIINNSYGIYIKEFPSEDVELQITNNEFNNTHYNIYNETKNKVIADDNYWNTLDETTIKNKIYNVVVSKWLSESPIN, encoded by the coding sequence GTGAAGAAATATATTGAATTAACAATTTTATTTTTAATTATTGTATTGACATTAACAAGTTGTATACTAAAACCAACGCCTGGTACAATACAAGGACATATAAATTTAAAATTTTCAGATCAATTAGATGGAACATTGATAAAAATAAAAGGATTAAATACAACTGTTAAGACAGATAAAGACGGAAATTTTATGATAAAAAACTTAGAACCAAAAGATTATACTTTACAAATTTCGAGACAAGATTATGAAGAAAAAGAAATAAAAGTAAATGTTTATACGGGTAATATTGTTAGTGTAAATACATCACTTTCTTTTAAATTTGGAAAAGTTTTGGGAAGTGTTTCTGTATTAAATGATGAAGATGAAATAAATTTAAATTTTATTAATTTAGATAAAAAAGCTAAAGATCTTAAAAATAAAATATTAAAAGGATCAAATACATTTGAATATAATTTAATGCCAGGTAAATATAACCTTGTAATTAATTCAAATAAATATAGTAGTTATGAAAAAGAAATTACAGTAGTAAAGGATAAAAAAATAGAATTGGCACCAATAATTTTACAATCTATTATGGGAATAATAGAAGGTAAAATAATTCCTCAAAATGTAAATGGTGAAGATGATTTAAACTCTGAAAAATCTAATTTTAGTATAAAATTATATAATAAAGATACTTTAAAAGTAGAAACTGTAACGGATAAAAATGGATATTTCCATTTGAATTACCATGAAGGAACTTATACTATAAAAATAGTAAAGAAAAATTATATTACGCAAACAATTGAAGTTAATATTTATAAAAACAAAACAAATTCTTTAAGTAATATTAAGATGTTTGTTGGTGGTGAAAACAAAGGCTGGATAAAAGGAAAAGTATATTTAGAAGATAGAAAAAATAATGAAAATAGTGGAATTGGAATAATTTTTAAACCTTTAAATTCTGAAAATATAGTTCAAACAACTATTACAGATAAAGATGGAAATTATAATTCCTTATTGGATGTTGGAAAATATGAAGTTGAAATATCAAAAGAAAATTATACTTCTGTATCAACTCAAGTAAATGTTGAAGAATATAAAATAAGTTCTCTTCAAAGTGTTGAATTGAAAAGAAAAAGTACTTTAGTAGAAGGTTATGTTAAATTACCAGGAAGTTTGGATAATTCTGGAGCAATAGTTCAAATTGGTGATTTTTCAGAAACAACAAATAAAGATGGATATTATAAAATAATTTCAAAAACAGGAGTTCAAGATATAAAAGTAACAAAAGAAAATTATATAGCTTATTCTGATAAATTAAATGTATTGGATTTAGATAAAAATAAATTTGATTTGATTTTGGAACCTTTAAAAAGTTCAATTGAAGGTTTTGCAAAATATAATATTGAAAGTATAAATAATCAAGAGGGAATTACTGTAACAATAGAAGGAACTTCTTTAGACTTAAATAATAAAGAAATAAATGTTTTTTTTACGACAAAAACAGATAAAAATGGATATTATAAAATAATAAATGTACCATTTGGTAAGTATAAAATTTCATACTCAGCTCAAGGATTTTCTACAGTAGTTTTAAATAATTTAGAAATATATCCAAATCAAAAGAAAACAATAGAAAAAATAATTTTTTTGGAAGAAATTCCAACAACAGGAAGTGTATATGGAAAAGCTTATTTAAAAAATTCTAAAGATATGAGTGGTATTAATGTTCTTGCAAAAAAACATAATGGACCAGGATATATAACAGTAACAGATATAAATGGAACTTATGTTTTTCCAAAAATAAGTTCTGGAATATACGATCTTGAATTTTCTAAGTTTTCATATAAAACATATGTAATAAAAGATGTGAAAGTAAATATTGGAGATAAAATAAATATAAAAGATTCTCCAATTCTTGAAAAAGCAAGCGGAAAAATAATTGGAACAGTAAAATTGGAAGGATGGAATAATTCTAAAGATATAAAAATAGAATTATTGGGAGATTATGAAAAAAAATTAGGTTATAGATTGTATACTTATACAGATGAAAATGGAAATTTTGAATTAGAGGCACCAGTATCACAAAATTATACTGGATTAAGAGTTTATAAAAATGAAGATTTTGAAGACTACACATATAGTGATAATTTTCAAACAACAGAAACAACTCCATATAAACCAATATTTGAAAAAACATCAGATACTCCTTTGATTTTAAAGGCAATAAAAAATACAGTTAAAGGTAAGGTAACGATAGCAAATTTTACTAATAATTTAAATATAGAAGTAGAATTGAAATCCAAAACGAGTGATGCAACATATTTAACCTATACAAATAAAGAGGGAATTTTTGAATTTCAACATATACCACTTGGAACTTATATACAAAAATCAAGTTTCCCACAGTGTGGTTATGTTCTTTCACCTGTTGATGTTATACCAGGGAATTTAGTACAAACAAATGATGTAACATTATTTCCAAATGCAGGAGAAGTTACAGGAAAAGTGAATTTAAAAAATGTTACAGATAATTCGAAGGTTTCTATAACTTTAATTCCTTTTGATACTAATGTTGAAAAAATGTCTTATAATACAATAACAAATGAAAATGGGAACTATACTTTTGGTAGTATCTTACATGGGAAATATAAATTAATAGCAAAAAAAGATGGATGGAATGAAAATAAAATAGATTCATTAGAAGTGAAATCATTTAAAACAACAACAGTACCAACATTAGAACTTAGTGATACAATACCACCAATAATAAATAAAGTTTTAATAAATGGTGGTTCAAGCACAACAGACAATACAAAAGTTATAATTACTACATTTGCAAAAGATGTAGGTTCTGGATTATATCAAATTTCAATTTCAAATGATAAAAATCAAGAAAATTGGATGAAGTATGAGTATCAAAAAATATATGATTTAGATTCAACTGAAGGAGAAAAAACAATATATGTAAAAGTAAAAGATAATTCAGAAAATATAAGTGAAATGAAAACAGCTTCAACATCACTAATTCATTTACCAAATGCAACTAATTTAACAGATTATTTACATGGAAAGATAGTTACAAAAGATACAGTTATTACAAAAGCTCAATCTCCTTATTATGTTAGTGATAGTATTTTAGTAAATGAAAATGTTAAATTAACTATAGAAGCAGGAGTTGTTTTGATTTTTAAAAATAACACTAACATAATAATAAATGGTTTTATAGAAGCAAGGGGAACAAATGATGAGAAAATAGTTTTTAAGCCAGAAAATATAGATGATGTATTCAACCTAAAGGTAAATAGTTCTTCAAAAGATATACAAAATAAAACAATGAATAAAAGAAACTTTTTAAAATCAAAAAATATATTTACATCATCATTAAAAGATATGATAAATTCAGAAATGAAAAGAACTATAAAATACTTAAAAGATAAACAGTTTAAAACAGTTGTAGATAATAAAACTATTGAAATATCAAATAATTTAAAATCTAAAAATTTATATAATAAAATAAATAAGGAATATTCTGAAGAACAAACAAATACTTCGAACATATTAGAAAATATTGATATGGAAAAAGGAAATCTTGAAATTGAAAATGGAGTTATAAAAAATTTAACTGGAAATTCTTTAAAAATTTTAAATTATGTAGAAATTTATAATTCAAATTTAAAAATTCTTGATTGTGAAACAGGAATGGTAAAACTCATAAACTCTAATATTTTAAGTAGTTTTAATCTTTCTGGTTATATAACTGATAGTAATTTAGTTAATTCTAATAATCATAATTATGCTTTAACAAATTCATATGTTAAAAATAGTAGTTTAACTGGAAATTTTAGAATTAATAATTCCATTGTAGAAGATTCAAGTATAGAATTTAGTAAAAATGATTATGATAATACATATATACAAAATTCTAAAATAAGTAATTCAAAGATATCTAAATTATCAGATGGAATGAATGAAAATATCAGAATGAATATAGCATCATCTATTTTAATTTCTAATACAATCAAAGATATAACTATTAAAATAACAGGTACTTCTATGATGAATAATGAAAATAATTTTTCCTATTTTTCCTATATTATTTACAATAACATTTTTAATGAACATACAGGAATTGAAATTGGGACAAATAAAGTTTTATTAGCTTACAATAACTTTATAGGTCAAATAGATTTTGCAATAAAACTCATGGATTCAGCTAAAAATGGAAATATTGAATCTAAAAATAATTATTTTGGAACTGATAATATTGAGCAAATAAAAAATAAAATATACGATTACGATGATGATCCAAACTTTTCATTATCAAGAGTAAACTTTGAACCATATGAAACAAAAGAAATAAATTCAATATCTGAAATTCAAGAAATAACGTCAAAAGAGTTAAGTGGAAATCTATATTTAAACTATAAATTAACAAAAAACAATAGTCCATATGTTGTTACAGATAACTTATCTATATTTGGAAAATTAATAATTGAGCCAGGTGTTGAAATAAAGGTAAATAAAGATAAAAAAATAGATATTTATGGATCTATAGAAGCAGGAGATGTTGATAAAGAATCAATAAATTTTTATACCAATACAGGAGTTATGGCAAAGGATATGTGGTATGGAATAACTTTTTATAACACAAATGAAAAATCTATAAAGTTTGAAAATGTGATAATAGATAATACTATAACTGGTATTACATTACAAAATGCATCTGTTAAATTAAATAAGTTAACGATAAAACAAACAACAACTGGAATACAAACATCTGGAAACTCTAATTTAACTCTTATAAATTCAAATGTTCAAAATTCAACTTCTAATGACATTGAATTTTTGGGTAATACTTTAAAAATTAATGATTCTAAAGTTAACAAATTAAATCTTAATGGTGGTAATAATAATGGAAGTTATCAAATAGAAGATTCAAAGTTTACTTCTATTGTTTTTATGAATAGTATTTATAAAAATGTTTATTTTAAAAATATAAATACACAAAGTTTAAATATGAACTATATTTATTCAAATATAAAAATAGAAAATTCTATTATTGGCCGTTTATATAATGAGTCAATTAGTAATGGAGTTTTGTATGTAGAAAATTCAAAGATAAATAGTTTTTCAAGTAATCATATGTGGTATAATTCAAAGTTGATAATAAAAAATAATGAAATAAATTTTTTTGATGCCCTTTGTGATATGAATAATAATTTTGAAGGAAAAATAATAATACAAAAAAATAAATTTAAAAATAATTTTTTTATTGGTATGAATACAACAGATTCAAAAAATCAAGACGGTTATGATGTTGATATTTTTAACAATACTTTTGATTATACAAATTCTCAATATCAAAATGGTGAAGGTAATGTAATTATAAATCGTTTGAAGTACGTTTCTATACATGATAATATTTTTAAAAACGGTGTTGAATTGAAAATAACTAATGATAAAACAACAAAAATATATGATAATACTTTCAAAGATAATAATTATGATACGTTAATTGTTGATGGAGAGCTTTCTATGCCTGAAATATATAATAATACCTTTTATGGAAACAATAATTATGCTGTTGTTGTAAGAAAAGGGTTAATTGCAGGATTTAAAAATAATTATATTGCATTAAACTTTGGTGGTGTAAAAATAGAAAACATGAGTAATAATATAAACTTATCTGAAAATATAATTATGATGAATAGATATTTGAACTTAGAAAATAACTCAAATTATAAAATCAATTTATCTGATAACTTTTGGGGACTTTATACAGAAGAATCAATAAAAGAAACTATTATGGGAAGTTATGAAATGGAAAGTTTTAAAACGAAGTTGATAGAAGAAGCAGGTTCAAGTGAAAAACCAGATATAGGAGAACTTTTGAGTTATACAAACTTAAAGGATTATATTTTAAATAATGATACATTAAAAGAAGAGGATTCACCATACTTAGTAACTTCTGATATAGATTTAAATAATATGATTTTTGAAGGAAATATTGAAATAAAAATAAGTGATGGAAGAAAAGTAATAATAAATAAGTCTAAACAAAAATCAGGAACTTTAACTTTTTCTTCTGTTTATGAAAGAAATGAAGCAAGTAATATAACAAAAGTAATTAATAATTCAAAGTTAAATGATTTTCAAATTAATGGAATAAGTTTAGAAAACAATAATGATATAGGAACTTTATTATTAAACAATGGATTTGTTAATGGAAAAGGTATTATTGAGCAATTAAATACATCAGGAACTTTAAATACTGTTGATGTATATAAAGTAATGAATGCAGATATAAGTACAAACTTTATTTCAAATAACTCTAACTTTGATACAGTAAATTTAAAAAATGTGAATAATGCTGAATTTAATTTAGGTAAAATATTAAAGTTAAATACAGAAAATGTAAAAACACTAAAATTAAATTCAGAGAGTATTGAAAATATTGTTACTACTACAGTTGATAACTTATATTTAAATAACGTTGAATTAAATAAAGCAAAAATTTCAAATGCTAAGTATTTGGAGAGTAACTCTAAAATAGAAGAATCTAATTTTAAAGATATTGAAAGTATAAACTTATTCAATGCAAATGTTTTTAAGTCAACATTTGATAATTCTCCAGTATTATTGAGTAATACAAAGCTATTTAATAATACAATTAAAAATGCAAATATTGGACTTACAATAAAAGAAGCAAATGATGAAGATAGTGTATATATAATGAAAAATGTATTTGATAATAATACCGAAGATATAAAATCAAATGTATCGAATAAAATAAATGCACAATATAATTACTTTGTATCTGGAACGCCAAATATATCAGGAAATATAGATGTATCAAATTCATTATCAGAAACGCCTAATGATGAAGAAGTAGCATTAAATCATGAAATAAGTGGAAAGATCATACTCAACTCTGTTTTAAAAGCTTCTGATAAAGACTATAAAGTAACAGATAATTTAATAATAATAGGAAGATTGAGAGTTGAACCAGGAGTGAATATAAAGATAAAAGAAGGTAAAAAAATAGAAGTTAGAGGTAGTTTAATAGTTGAAGGTACAAAAGAAGACAATGTTTTTATCAAACCAGATACTTCTATTTTAATTAAAGATAAATGGAGTGGCTTTGATATAAAAGCTGGTGGAACTTTGACTTTAAAGTATGCAGTTACAGGTTATGCAAGTACATTAATAAATAATTTTGGAACTGTAAATGTTGAAAATTCAAAAATTAAATTAAATACAATTGCATTTAATCAATATGAAAATTCAAGTAGTAGTATTTTAAATTCAAAAATTTCTTCAAATGATTCAGTTATAAAATTTAGTAATAATAGTGAAGAATTTGAATTTAATATTGATAATTGTAACTTTTATTCAAACTCAAGTTTTATTGATATTGATAATGAGGGTTATTCTGATAAAGCAAAAAGTTATCTAAATATATCAAACTCAAAAATTTCATCAAACTCTTTTGAAATTAATAGATTAAATTGTAAAGTACAAAACACATTGATTAAAACATCAAATTTTAATTTGAACAGTTCAAACTTTGAAAGTGATTTTTCAACAATAACTTATATAGATAATATGAGTATGAACGTATATGTAGGAAGTGATACAAGTGTTGTTATTAAAAATAGCTATTTAAATACTTTAAATACTTCTTATTCTAATAATATTATAATAAATGCAGAAAATTCCACGTTTACAAATATTAATTTTTATAGAGAATATAATAATAAAATTTCTATTGAAAATTGTAAAGTGTCGAATTTACAACTAGATAATTTTAGTGGAATTTTAAATGTAAATAATGGGAAGATTGGCCATTTGAGAATTTCTGGAACAATAAAAGGAAATATAAACTTTAATAATATTTTATTTGAAAAAATTGATGAAAACTATAATAATTTAATAGAAATTAATTCTAATTATCCTATAATTTTTAATAATATTCATTTAAATGGAAACAATAAAAATACTGATGGTATTTTTATTTCTAATGATGCTATGATTGGATTTAAAAACTCAATATTTGAAAATTGTAGTAAAGCAATAAATATAGAAAAAGGAGCATTATTATATTTTGATAAAAATAAAATTATAAATAATAGTTATGGAATTTATATTAAGGAGTTTCCATCAGAAGATGTGGAGTTGCAAATAACAAATAATGAATTTAATAATACTCATTATAACATTTATAATGAAACAAAAAATAAAGTTATAGCTGATGATAATTATTGGAACACTTTAGATGAAACAACTATAAAAAATAAAATTTATAATGTTGTTGTTTCTAAATGGCTTTCAGAATCACCAATTAACTAA